The proteins below come from a single Eremothecium sinecaudum strain ATCC 58844 chromosome II, complete sequence genomic window:
- the TSC10 gene encoding 3-dehydrosphinganine reductase (Syntenic homolog of Ashbya gossypii AEL164C; Syntenic homolog of Saccharomyces cerevisiae YBR265W (TSC10)), with amino-acid sequence MKYQLDDQVVLISGGSQGLGRAYAKKYIQDSNSTVIIVSRSKAKLQKAAEGITGEGSFCELEDYTEDCRLVYCSCDLSVYDSVAEMFKLLESKQIKVTQVLFCAGGAVPKLFKDLSGAELLAGVTMNYSTAVYLAHASLRHGARHLVLFSSSAGAYPFIGYGQYAPLKAAIRSLVAILRQEHPEARISCIYPGNFASEGYEEESRTKPAITSIIEGSSHAISCDECCDKIIRSLKSGYDDIPTDFVGWLLLACSMGFNVHSTTYFLWPLGWILGAIANLIVVPIYMIMCSWDIKKWMRKQDQVKNGHSETKSD; translated from the coding sequence ATGAAGTATCAACTTGACGATCAGGTGGTGCTAATTAGTGGTGGGTCTCAAGGACTTGGTCGGGCTTATGCAAAGAAGTACATCCAGGACTCAAATTCCACTGTGATTATTGTATCGCGTTCCAAGGCGAAGTTGCAGAAGGCTGCTGAGGGCATAACGGGCGAAGGGTCGTTTTGTGAGCTTGAGGATTACACAGAAGACTGCAGACTGGTATACTGTTCATGCGATCTGTCGGTTTACGATTCTGTAGCAGAGATGTTTAAGCTACTAGAGAGCAAGCAAATAAAGGTGACGCAGGTACTTTTCTGCGCTGGTGGAGCGGTTCCAAAACTGTTCAAGGACCTCAGCGGTGCTGAACTACTGGCGGGAGTTACAATGAACTATAGTACTGCGGTTTATCTTGCACACGCTTCATTGCGGCACGGTGCGCGCCATTTAGTGCTGTTCTCCTCTTCAGCGGGAGCGTATCCATTTATCGGATACGGACAGTACGCGCCTCTAAAGGCTGCTATTAGATCCCTGGTTGCGATTCTGAGACAGGAGCACCCTGAAGCCCGTATTTCTTGTATTTACCCGGGCAATTTTGCATCCGAGGGTTACGAGGAAGAGAGTCGGACGAAACCCGCGATTACTTCGATCATAGAAGGATCAAGTCATGCAATTTCTTGTGATGAGTGCTGCGACAAGATTATTCGTTCTCTAAAGTCAGGCTACGATGATATACCTACAGATTTTGTGGGGTGGTTGCTACTTGCGTGTTCAATGGGCTTCAACGTCCACAGCACGACGTATTTCTTGTGGCCACTAGGCTGGATTCTTGGAGCAATTGCTAACCTGATTGTTGTACCAATATATATGATCATGTGCTCTTGGGATATCAAGAAGTGGATGCGTAAGCAAGACCAAGTTAAGAATGGTCATAGTGAGACTAAAAGTGATTGA
- the COA3 gene encoding Coa3p (Syntenic homolog of Ashbya gossypii AEL163C; Syntenic homolog of Saccharomyces cerevisiae YJL062W-A (COA3)) produces the protein MFKPNPYQDPRTGKMTPAMIRARQPYFKKNMISLVVLLGLVGGIYTYTYRFLHKDDDFRDVPIPPIDEKELQKLKMEYMNEKKRREESQK, from the coding sequence ATGTTCAAACCAAACCCATACCAAGATCCCAGAACCGGAAAGATGACTCCCGCAATGATACGGGCCAGGCAGCCATATTTCAAGAAAAATATGATTAGTTTGGTAGTATTACTGGGCCTAGTTGGTGGTATTTACACTTATACTTACCGTTTCTTGCACAAGGATGATGACTTCCGTGATGTGCCAATTCCTCCTATCGATGAGAAGGAATTGCAAAAGTTGAAGATGGAGTATATGAACgagaagaagagaagaGAGGAAAGTCAGAAATGA